A region from the Malus domestica chromosome 07, GDT2T_hap1 genome encodes:
- the LOC103409915 gene encoding anthocyanin 5-aromatic acyltransferase-like has protein sequence MTSHFTSTTLPNLKHSLSLALQQFYPFAGTLLARPHPEKPELLYTQGDSVSLTVVESDGDFEYLSSNSQRGAVEFHTLVPELASTGSIAHCSNEAQAADISLLSVQITVFPNCGICIGIAYHHVVGDERTFNNFIKAWASFSRLGDSSNIAVQSAPYYDRTAIVDALGLEDIFLKEWWKRISSQGVVLGANKNAIVNGHSKNMIRATFLIDLAQMESIKNWIIELCNKGNESHPVHLSPYVLTCAFTWVCLLKTQENDNNYSKCCDEDPNYFGFIAGGITRLGHPVPATYVGNCVGFGRSVASTKALLGANGVVVAAKAIGNTIKKLDKAILGGAEKWISEWEEMFGSELHVMVLGSPKVDLYEIDFGWGRPRKIEEIGIDGVTGISLSESRDVSGGIEVGLVLPKPRMDAFTTLIIDGLNAIS, from the coding sequence ATGACTTCCCATTTCACTTCCACCACCCTCCCAAACCTCAagcactctctctccctcgctCTCCAACAATTTTACCCTTTCGCCGGAACCCTACTGGCCCGGCCTCATCCCGAAAAGCCCGAGCTTCTCTACACGCAAGGCGACTCGGTGTCATTGACTGTCGTGGAGTCGGACGGGGACTTTGAGTATCTCTCGAGCAATTCCCAAAGAGGTGCGGTAGAGTTTCACACACTTGTGCCGGAGCTAGCGTCGACAGGTAGTATAGCACATTGTAGTAATGAGGCACAAGCAGCAGATATTTCTTTGTTAAGTGTTCAAATTACAGTGTTCCCAAATTGTGGGATTTGCATTGGGATTGCTTACCACCACGTTGTTGGTGATGAGAGGACCTTTAACAATTTCATCAAGGCTTGGGCCTCATTTTCTCGTCTCGGAGACTCGTCAAACATAGCCGTACAATCAGCGCCCTACTATGATCGTACGGCTATTGTCGATGCACTTGGTCTCGAGGATATCTTCTTGAAGGAGTGGTGGAAGCGAATTTCTTCACAAGGAGTGGTTCTAGGTGCTAATAAGAATGCCATTGTTAATGGGCATTCGAAAAACATGATTAGGGCAACATTTTTGATTGACTTGGCCCAAATGGAGAGCATCAAGAATTGGATTATTGAGCTATGCAACAAGGGAAATGAGTCGCATCCGGTACATTTATCACCATATGTCCTAACGTGTGCATTTACATGGGTTTGTTTGCTTAAAACCCAAGAAAATGATAACAACTACAGCAAGTGTTGCGATGAAGATCCAAATTATTTTGGGTTTATTGCGGGCGGGATAACTCGTTTGGGTCATCCAGTACCAGCTACGTATGTCGGTAATTGTGTTGGATTTGGCCGGTCAGTGGCGTCAACGAAAGCGCTACTAGGGGCAAATGGAGTTGTTGTTGCGGCGAAGGCAATCGGAAACACTATTAAGAAGTTAGACAAGGCCATTTTGGGAGGGGCAGAGAAGTGGATTTCGGAGTGGGAGGAGATGTTCGGGTCGGAGCTCCACGTCATGGTTCTCGGGTCACCGAAGGTGGATCTGTATGAGATAGATTTTGGATGGGGCAGGCCTAGAAAGATAGAGGAGATTGGAATTGATGGTGTGACAGGCATTTCACTGAGTGAGAGTAGAGACGTGTCGGGTGGCATTGAGGTTGGCTTGGTCCTACCAAAGCCTCGAATGGATGCTTTCACAACTTTAATCATCGACGGACTCAATGCCATTTCATga